The Acidobacteriota bacterium genomic interval CGGCCAATATGGCCGCCCGGCGGCGACCGGCTTTAATAGTTGCTCCGGCTTCGGCATTGCCCTATTATCAGGTTCGTGAGCCTCTTTCAGGAGAAGATTCAGCAGGCGGGAGGCCTGCTCGACGAGTTAAGTATTGACCTCTGGATGATCTTTGCCCGTGAGTCGAGCATGCAGGCCGATCCGGCCATGCCGATCGTGGTGGGCTATGATGTCACCTGGCCGTCGTGTTTCATGTTTACCCGGGACCGGCAGGCCATAGCGTTGGTGGGCAATCTCGACGAGCATAATTTTGTTTCCAGCGGTCGATTCACGGAGGTCCTGACGTACACTCAGGACGTTCGGCAGGAAATTGTCCGCCTGCTTGAACGCATTGATCCGAAGAAGATAGCCATCGATTACTCGCTGAGCGATCCGGCCGCGGACGGTCTGACGCACGGGATGTATCTGGTGCTCTTGGAGTCACTCGAGGATACGCCCTACCGCGAAAGGCTCGTTTCGGGCGAGGTGCTCATATCAAAACTCCGCAGCAGAAAACTGCCGTCGGAAGTTGAGCGGTTGTCCTCGGCCGCCCGGATGGGGCACGACGTCTGGCAGGCGGGGATTCCGGAACTCGCGGTGGCTCTGACGGAGAAGCAGGTGGCCGCCATCCTGGATGATCTCATCGGGCAACACGGGGGTTATAACGCTTTTCCCTCGATTGTCAACGCGGGCGACAAGACGAAGCCGGGCCACGGCCTGCCGACGGACGCGAAACTTGCACCGGGCGACCTTCTGCACGTCGATTTCGGCGTCAGTGTCGACGGTTACTGCTCCGACCTGCAACGGCTCGTCTATTTTCGCAGGCCCGGAGAAAGCCGTCCCGGGCCCGAACTGACCGACGCCTTCGCGCTTGTCTGCGATATCATTACCGAATCGGCAAAGGCCTGCCTTCCGGGGGTCACGGGATACGACGTTGACCAGCAGGCGCGCGACACCCTGCGGGACCACGGCTACCCCGA includes:
- a CDS encoding Xaa-Pro peptidase family protein → MSLFQEKIQQAGGLLDELSIDLWMIFARESSMQADPAMPIVVGYDVTWPSCFMFTRDRQAIALVGNLDEHNFVSSGRFTEVLTYTQDVRQEIVRLLERIDPKKIAIDYSLSDPAADGLTHGMYLVLLESLEDTPYRERLVSGEVLISKLRSRKLPSEVERLSSAARMGHDVWQAGIPELAVALTEKQVAAILDDLIGQHGGYNAFPSIVNAGDKTKPGHGLPTDAKLAPGDLLHVDFGVSVDGYCSDLQRLVYFRRPGESRPGPELTDAFALVCDIITESAKACLPGVTGYDVDQQARDTLRDHGYPEYQHALGHQLGRSVHDGGAIIGPKWARYGGSPSIPLEVGNVFTLELEIMLPGIGCVGLEEDICITETGGGFLCPRQLELVVK